TATATATTCTGTGAAACTTCTACTGTTacttcagtgtgtgtgcattaggtATCATTCTTCTAGCTCTTTTGAGATCTGTAATGTTTTTTAATTAGTTGTCTTCACATACTGAATGAGCTAACAgcaatcaagaaataaaaattattaaccaagaattttattaaataatatattttgaccTATGACAATAAAAGGACATAGACTACtttcatttttcataaaataaaggaCAAAAGTTAAGTTTATTTTTCTGGAATAAAACTTAATTTACTACAATGAACAATATTAACCATATTAATTTTAATGGAAAGTATTAAGTCAACCTTTATAGACCACACTTTACATAAAGGACGCACTGGTGTAATGTGTTCAAGAAGAAAAGACTTTAGTGtctattatttttcttactgtGTCCTTGACATCCTTATTTCTCAGACTATAGATTAAGGGATTCAGCATGGGAATCACCACTGTGTAAAATACAGAAGCCACTTTGACGGTGTGCCTGGAGTTCTTGGAGTTGGGCACACAGTATAGGAATAGGATTGTGCCATGAAAGATGGTTATGGCTGTCAGATGGGAAGCACAAGTGGAGAAGGCTTTGCGCCGTCCGCTGGCTGAATTCATCTTCAGAATGGTAACAACAATGAGCACATAGGACAAGAAAATGATAAGGAGTGTGCTGATCTCATTAAAAGTggcaaaaatgaaaagcaaaaattgGCTGACAGATGTGTCAGTACATGAAAGTGAAAGGAGAGACGAGAACTCACAGAAGTGGTTGATCATGTTGAAACCACGAAAAGATAATCTCAGAGCAGAACAAGTCAGTATCAAGGAACACACTACACCCCAAGCATAGGATCCTAACACCAGCAAGGCACAGAGCCTCTGAGACATGGCTACTGTATAGAGTAGAGGGTTACAGATGGCCACAAACCTGTCATAAGCCATCACTCCTAATAAGAAAGATTCAGTTACCacaaaagtacagaaaaaaaagaactgcacCAAACACCCTAAAAATGTTATGGTTCTGTCTATTATAACTAGATTTACCAGCATCTTTGGAGCAACAATGGAGGAATAGCAGAAATCCACAAAGGAGAGGtggctgaggaagaagtacatgggggtgtgcagTTTGGGGTTAATTCTGATGATGAGGATCATGCCGATGTTGCCTACCACCGTTGTAGATAGTGAAAAATATCAAGAAGAGAGGGACTTTCAGTTCTGGGTAATCTGAGAAGCCCAAGAGGGTGAAAATGGCCCCGCTGTTATTTCCGTCTGACAGAGACATAGCTTCCTTTTGTAAGAATCTAGAATACCTAGaagtaaaaatagaatgtaaAGACATAGCCAGCTTGTCTCACACTCTTCACAAAACTTGGAGAATAGCACataatatctttcaaagttattgtACATATAATAAAGCTTGTgcatattattaaaatatcataaCCGTGGTaaacatatttaatattaaaataagttaTTGAATAAAATCATAGcctctcaaataaaaaaattcttgagATGTAAATTGGAAGATGTGTGTGGATGCACTTGAcactatttcaaataaaatatttacgtACAACTTTCAGTGGTATTGGACTGTTTAGGTTCACAGAATATAAGCCAAAAATAACATCATGACTACTTTATCAGTAAGAAAGAGCCAGGAATATGTAAAGGAATTAAGTTATGCATTCTGTGCTACAATATTTGAAGTATAAACAGTTTGGATTTCTCAGTTTGAACTGTTGTTGTCTGTTTATTTCTCAGTAATTTAGCACAGTTTCTCTCACTTAAAGGGAatcgaattttttttttatttgtatttagaagagctactgatttttgtgaacTAATTTTGTATCTATTGAATTTGCTGAAAGTTtgtatcagctataggagtttccCAGTGGAAACTTTTGAATCACTTATACATGTTATCATGGcatttgcaaataaagatattttgacttcttcctttcctatctgaatcctcttgatcttcctcagttttttttttttttttcatttctctagcTAACACAGTTAGCTATACTGAGTAGgcatggagagagtagacaatcTTCTTTTGTTCCTGATATTAGTGGTGTTGTTTATAGTtactctccatttaagttgatgttagCTATGGACTTGATGTAAACTGCTTTTTTTTATGTTGATGTATGTCCTTTGTATCCCAAACCTCTCTAGAACTTTTATaatgaatattatatttttcaaaggtctttttatgtatttaatttaattaagagacagaaaggaagcatATACAGATTGGGAGAGAAGAGAGTAAAGGATCTGGGACTTGTAGAGGcaggaaaaaccaaaaccaagatatactatataagaaaaaaagcaatctatttttaattaaatataaaaaaatcaggaTAAAATTCAGGTAACACTTGGCTTGATGTATAATACTCAAATTAAAAGTagtaattgaaatttaaaaagatatttttataagatgaagcaaaagtCCTGCTCATATCACTAATAAATTCAGAGTAtttatgaaaaatgaaagaattttagttttttaaatttatttttattgagctttaaatttttctctgcttttatccttgcctctcccctcctcctttcaaCCCTCACCCAAAGTCCTCATgttcccattttactcaggagatcttgtctttttctacttcccatgtagatcagatctATGTAAGTGTCtcctagtgtcctcattgttgtgtaaattctctgggattgtgggttAGATCTGGGGGATaagaaggaaaagcaaatatAACCAAAGGATAATATATAGAATTAAGGACTAATTATTTATTAGATGTTTGCAATGTCTTGCTAAAGTTTTTCAAAGGaactcacattttctttttatttatgtaatggCTGTTAtatctttattattctttaatttattaaatatttggtaaggatttttatcttttgaaaaaagATAATAAACTCTTCCttgttatattaattttattctttataatctTAATCTCCGTTTTATTGCTTTGGTTAGCTGACAATGTTTATTTTACCTCACATAAATATCTGAGGACTCATCCTTGATTTATATTAAAGATCTTATAAAATGAGAATTTCAGATTCACATAGCTGATCTTTCTCCTACCCAATGCATCAAATTTCACAAGATTCTCAAGCTACTTACCTAGACCAGGGCACCTAAAGCCAAGTTTCACAGAAAGAGTGTACCCTGTGACTCTGGCTCACTCATAAGGCTTTAAAGAATATTCTACTCATGAATTCTGAGTACACATTAATATTAATATCTATAATTTAGAAGCTAACTTGCTAAGAACAAAAAAACACTCTCCTTTTTGAGAGTGGCATTTGGATTCTTGTATTTATTGTTACAACCTTGGAGACAGGAACCTTTAGAGACTATTGCTACATCCTCTTGAGATCATAAAATAAGCAATTAAAATTAATCACTTCAGTCTGACATAATTGTTGAAGCAAATTAGATCATAACTGATGACAGCTCATGAGTATAATGTAATATGAATAttagtatatgtacatatatattatatatgtgtatattacaaACATGTAAGTAGCTCATGTTATTCCATAGCCAAAGCATGACCTCCTCAGTGTTCTAGTATTGTGAGATATAATGTACTGTAGAAATCAATATTATTGCACAGTAATCTAATCTTTTTGGCAGGCATGATGCTCTCTCTCCATAAGATGCTGACTATATCTGAGATATATGAATATTCTGCTCTTACGTCATTATGGTTCATGAAAGATGAAAAAGCactttattaaatataataccaaagaaagaaaaaccatttcttgttttcttcatagtAGATGCTTTCTTCCTCAGTCGGTGACTCTACTGGGCTGTCTAGTTAATCTTAAGCCATTTTGTTTCTTACAAAATGAGCATTTTGGGGATATGGTTTTTCATGATTCACTACTGAGAATCCAGATCATTTTTGAGAAATCTCTCAAGCTGAAGTGTTTGTTCTACATATTGTAGACATTACTGAATATATTTGAAACAtttggttttaaatttattttccttgtacTTATCATAGAGTTTGCTTCTCcttgaaagaataaaatgtacACAATAGCatgaatttcattatttcatttatcaATACCACAAAATTTCCTCCATAAAAAATTATTGAATTTGAAAACAATTTTACATGTTACTGgaatgaaacaaaatttaacaATTATTCAGAGAGAGGAAAATCTACTAAAACcagttttaaatgtttcttcATGAAATGGCAATTAAATGTCAATCTTTCACAcaccaattaaaagaaaaatgaaaagtattcatTCCAAAGTAAACAAAATTACTCTACActactaattttatttctgtagtcAAGTCATGGGGTTTTAAAGAATGAAGTATACCATGCTGAAACTATTTACAAATGTATACCAACAGCTCAATCACTCTCTTTAGAAAAGTGTAAGGAAGTTTTCATCTAAGTTAATCCTGCTTTTTGGTTGgcagaggttgcttgtttgtttcctgactacATCTACTCTCTTTTCCTCTATATGCTTGGAaatcccaccttgccctattctgtgctgcatgcaataggtccaaagaagtttctttactAAACAAtggaattcacagcatacagataggaatcccacatcacttttcaATTAAGCAAACATAATAATTGctattatatgtatgtgtctatatatgtatatgtgtgcatatataagtatatataatatgtatacatatagataATATACTATTGATAATGAATTATTACAGAAGTATATTCAAGTATCTGATTTTTCTACTCATATGAGGAGCATCATAAATTATAGCATACTATAAGTATATGAATCAATACTTAGAATTATAAAAgttacaaaacatttttttctgatggaAAATTCAGGAAAATGAGTTAAATATAACAGGAAGATAAATAAGTACTCATGTGTTCACTCATTTATTACACAATCATTCACAACAGGTTATCATGGACCCTATACTATATTTAATAGGAcacagggaggaaaaaaatctctgttGCTTCATTCTGAATataaaagatgatttttaaaaataatgtggaaTTATATTCTGAGAACGCTGCAAAGACTGTTACTAGAGATGTTATTTTCAGAAAGGAAGTCAGACAAGGCCACAGTATAGTACATTTATGCAGTAGGAAATGATTTATTCAAATAGCTATAAAAGTGTGGCAgaaattttgtcttgttttatatttGCAATGTACAAGCACATTTCTTCTCAAGCAATTTCATAATACTGGAAGGTGCTACATTGCTACCAAGGAAGAAAAGATGCCAGTGGTCCTATATAGCACCATACACGGCACCCTACCATACTGATCTGCCAGGAACGTGTGCTCACTTGTGCAATAGCGGTAGGATGACTCGGGGACTAACTACTTATTTCACAGTGAATGTTAACCCAGGTCTGTATGCATGATCAGTACAGTAAAATTTCTCAAAAGTTGTGGTTAGATCATTGGACCTTGTGGGAGTCTACTGATTACAGTAAATGGTCAATGGTTtcaaactattttcttttcttttttttttttttttttttttttttgttgttgttgttggtggtggtggtggtggtggtggtttttcaagacagggtttctctgtggttttggagcctgtcctggaactagctcttgtagaccaggctggtctccaactcacagagatccgcctgcctctgcctcccgagtgctgggattaaaggcatccgccaccaccgcccaactcaAACTATCTTCTTAATGTTTACACACATAATTTGTTTTGCTCTTATACTTGCTCAGATAACATTCAGTAATAAcagtaaaatcaaagaaaatcacTTTTAGGTTGGGAATTTGCCACTGGTATATATTTTATTGCCTGGTCAATGAGCCCCATGCCTTTTATCCTATGTTAATACTAATTTAACTCAGTGAGCTTTAATAATAttttcaagatatgaaaataTGATGGAGATATTTTGATAAGTTCTATAGGAATTAACAGTAGTAGAGAACAGATGATATTCAAACGTATTTTCTACATCCACAAATTTACAGAGatcaaatattatattattaaaaagcTTACTGGCTACAAAGGCTAGAAACTTTGAACTATGTGAGTGCATTATGTACTTTCTAGTGGTCTTTGCAAGGCTAATACAAGAATATTACAAATGACATTATAATTAAAGTAAATGATGAAAATATACCTGAATGCATTTATACAGATTTTAAATCAGTTTTTATGGTAGTCATAAATTggtattatttaatataataaaattatgaaacaatatttttaaagttatagtcAATTTGTTTTAACTCTTCATTCCCTGACAATTTCATACTTCTACATATTGAGGTTTGGTCATGTCATGTCTTCCCCATTTTAC
This genomic window from Chionomys nivalis chromosome 2, mChiNiv1.1, whole genome shotgun sequence contains:
- the LOC130869866 gene encoding LOW QUALITY PROTEIN: olfactory receptor 5D18-like (The sequence of the model RefSeq protein was modified relative to this genomic sequence to represent the inferred CDS: inserted 2 bases in 1 codon); this translates as MSLSDGNNSGAIFTLLGFSDYPELKVPLFLIFFTIYXTVVGNIGMILIIRINPKLHTPMYFFLSHLSFVDFCYSSIVAPKMLVNLVIIDRTITFLGCLVQFFFFCTFVVTESFLLGVMAYDRFVAICNPLLYTVAMSQRLCALLVLGSYAWGVVCSLILTCSALRLSFRGFNMINHFCEFSSLLSLSCTDTSVSQFLLFIFATFNEISTLLIIFLSYVLIVVTILKMNSASGRRKAFSTCASHLTAITIFHGTILFLYCVPNSKNSRHTVKVASVFYTVVIPMLNPLIYSLRNKDVKDTVRKIIDTKVFSS